A genomic window from Panthera tigris isolate Pti1 chromosome B4, P.tigris_Pti1_mat1.1, whole genome shotgun sequence includes:
- the LOC102950828 gene encoding uncharacterized protein LOC102950828, with amino-acid sequence MAAAAVAGLIPVLHSVAGDKSRYYIGRQLWFGFIAVYGVVVYVVRMPWVPIHEDFWCHGNITNTCLIECFEKSFNSPVVGIWYFFFFIFLALFFLMEFFMAQIRHKQIKAKSVESAADEMEEGSMVGIQEHAPSPKKSILNFHQEKMLLLLYLLYFLLQVGAQCVFLFFLMYQHLPLVSQAIIHCSTKSCPGPYFCLIRGTMEKRMSIYTLITLSFMIILFCSGFFMYSIHHYLLKGLASAKFWLD; translated from the coding sequence ATGGCTGCAGCGGCAGTGGCTGGACTGATCCCTGTGCTACACTCAGTGGCTGGTGACAAATCCCGCTACTATATTGGGCGACAGCTGTGGTTTGGGTTCATCGCTGTGTATGGAGTGGTGGTGTACGTGGTCCGCATGCCCTGGGTTCCCATCCATGAAGATTTCTGGTGCCATGGCAACATTACCAATACTTGTTTGATTGAgtgttttgaaaaaagttttaacaGTCCTGTAGTGGGaatttggtacttttttttctttattttcttggccCTCTTCTTCCTCATGGAATTCTTCATGGCTCAGATTCGGCACAAGCAAATCAAAGCCAAGTCAGTGGAGTCAGCAGCAGATGAAATGGAGGAGGGCTCCATGGTGGGAATCCAGGAGCATGCCCCTTCCCCGAAGAAGTCCATCCTGAACTTCCACCAGGAGAAGAtgcttttgcttttgtatctCCTTTACTTCCTCCTACAGGTTGGTGCAcagtgtgtgtttttattttttctcatgtacCAACACCTGCCCCTGGTGAGCCAAGCCATCATTCACTGCAGCACCAAGAGCTGTCCAGGACCCTATTTCTGCCTGATCAGGGGGACCATGGAGAAGCGAATGTCCATCTACACCCTCATCACCTTATCCTTCATGATCATCCTCTTCTGTTCAGGTTTCTTCATGTACAGCATCCACCATTACCTGCTAAAAGGGCTTGCCAGTGCTAAATTTTGGCTTGACTAA